One window of Misgurnus anguillicaudatus chromosome 13, ASM2758022v2, whole genome shotgun sequence genomic DNA carries:
- the LOC129430390 gene encoding uncharacterized protein has product MKPKEGITNAREQTDQDLKVLKEEFTQLDEMEEKPHYLIPKEESLSCSITVRNLSPKRNNKQKATAKDALTCHQCGKTFTNKYILKNHMRIHTGEKPYSCDQCGKNFTRKSCLIIHMRLHTGEKPYRCEHCGKTFIRRSCLIIHMRLHTGKKPYSCDQCGKTFNNKSHFSEHTKIHTGEKPYRCDQCGKSFVRRFNLNRHIQIHTGERPYTSDQCGKSFTNKCHLNDHTRIHTGERPYSCDQCGKSFLRRVNLYGHIKIHTGEKTHRCDQCGMSFLRRFNLNRHIKIHTGERRYTTDQFRKSFTNKCHLNDHTRIHTGEKSYSCDQCGKSFLRRVNLYGHIKIHTGEKPYRCDQCGMSFLRRFNLNRHIKIHTGERRYTTDQFRKSFTNKCHLNDHTRIHTGEKPYSCDQCEKKFFRKSCLIIHMRLHTGEKPYRCDRCGITFIHKTELNKHIKIHTGDEPYSCDQCGKSFIRKLELKRHMRIHNKERPQPW; this is encoded by the exons ATGAAGCCAAAAGAAGGAATCACAAATGCAAGAGAACAGACAGATCAAG ATCTGAAAGTGCTAAAGGAGGAATTTACACAACTCGATGAAATGGAGGAGAAACCTCATTATTTGATACCCAAAGAAGAATCTCTGAGCTGCTCGATTACTGTGAGGAATTTGTCCCCTAAAAGGAACAACAAGCAAAAGGCAACAGCCAAGGATGCTCTTACTTGCCATCAGTGTGGAAAGACcttcacaaataaatatatactcAAAAatcacatgagaattcacactggagaaaagccttacagctgtgatcagtgtggaaaaAACTTCACTCGCAAGTCTTGTCTAATTATTCACATGagacttcacactggagaaaagcctTACAGATGTGAGCATTGTGGAAAAACTTTCATTCGCAGGTCTTGTCTTATTATTCATATGAGACTTCACACTGGAAAAAAACCTTACAGctgtgatcagtgtggaaagaccTTCAATAATAAATCACATTTTAGTGAACACACaaaaattcacactggagaaaagccttacagatgtgatcaatgtggaaagagttttgtTCGTAGGTTTAATCTCAACCGGCACATacaaattcacactggagaaaggCCTTACACAAGTGATCAGTGTGGAAAAAGTTTCACAAATAAATGTCACCTTAATGACCACACGAGAATCCACACTGGAGAAAGGCCTTACAGTTGTgatcaatgtggaaagagttttctTCGTAGGGTTAATCTCTATGGGCACATaaaaattcacactggagaaaagacTCACAGATGTGATCAATGTGGAATGAGTTTTCTTCGTAGGTTTAATCTCAACAGGCACATaaaaattcacactggagaaaggCGTTACACAACTGATCAGTTTCGAAAAAGTTTCACAAATAAATGTCACCTTAATGACCACACGAGAATCCACACTGGAGAAAAGTCTTACAGTTGTgatcaatgtggaaagagttttctTCGTAGGGTTAATCTCTATGGGCACATaaaaattcacactggagaaaagcctTACAGATGTGATCAATGTGGAATGAGTTTTCTTCGTAGGTTTAATCTCAACAGGCACATaaaaattcacactggagaaaggCGTTACACAACTGATCAGTTTCGAAAAAGTTTCACAAATAAATGTCACCTTAATGACCACACAAGAatccacactggagaaaaaccttacagctgtgatcagtgtgaaaaaaaattctttcgCAAGTCTTGTCTTATTATTCACATGagacttcacactggagaaaagcctTACAGATGTGATCGGTGTGGAATTACTTTTATTCATAAGACTGAACTTAATAAGCACATaaaaattcacactggagacGAACCTTACAGCTGTGAccaatgtggaaagagcttcattCGTAAACTCGAACTCAAAAggcacatgagaattcacaatAAAGAAAGGCCCCAACCATGGTGA
- the LOC129430937 gene encoding uncharacterized protein — MEPKEGITNAREQTDQDLKAVKEEISQLNEMEEKPHHLIPKEESLSCLITERNLSPKRNNKQKATANDALICPQCGKTFTYKYKLNEHMRIHTGEKPYSCDQCGKSYIHKWVLNNHMRTHTGEKPYRCDQCEKTFSRKFILNKHMTIHTGEKPYSCDQCEKSFKNKWNLYVHMRIHTGDKPYRCDQCGKTFRNKCHLNVHMKIHTGEKPFRCDQCGRTFTRKPDLNKHMTIHTGEKPYRCDHCGKSFIGKFELNVHMRIHTGEKPYRCDLCGRTFTRKPDLNKHMTIHTGEKPYSCDQCEKTFTSKCSLNVHMRIHTGDKPYICGQCGKTLTSKCSLNVHIKIHTGEKPYTCDQCGKCFIAKCKLNRHMRIHTGKKPYRCDHCGKTFIRKPCLIVHMRIHTGEKPYKCDQCGKGFTNRYSLNEHMRIHTGEKPFRCDQCGKSFIRKHELNRHMRIHTGEKPYKCDQCGKGFTNKSHLNEHMRIHTGEKPYSCDQCGKSFIRKHELNRHMSIHNKERL; from the exons ATGGAGCCAAAAGAAGGAATCACAAATGCAAGAGAACAGACAGATCAAG ATCTGAAAGCGGTAAAGGAGGAAATTTCACAACTCAATGAAATGGAGGAGAAACCTCATCATTTGATACCCAAGGAAGAATCTCTGAGCTGCTTGATTACTGAGAGGAATTTGTCACCTAAAAGGAACAACAAGCAAAAGGCAACAGCCAATGATGCTCTTATTTGCCCTCAGTGCGGAAAGACCttcacatataaatataaacttaatgagcacatgagaattcacactggagaaaaaccttacagctgtgatcagtgtggaaaaAGTTACATACATAAATGGGTCCTTAATAACCACATGAGAACccacactggagaaaagcccTACAGATGTGATCAATGTGAAAAAACCTTCAGTCGCAAGTTTATCCTTAATAAGCACATGacaattcacactggagaaaaaccttacagcTGTGATCAGTGTGAAAAGAGCTTCAAGAATAAATGGAATCTTTATGTTCACATGAGAATCCACACTGGAGATAAACCTTACAGATGTGATCAATGTGGAAAGACCTTCAGGAATAAATGTCACCTTAATGTTCACATgaaaattcacactggagaaaaaccttttaGATGTGACCAATGTGGAAGAACCTTCACTCGCAAACCTGACCTTAATAAGCACATGacaattcacactggagaaaagccttacagatgtgatcattgtggaaagagcttcattGGTAAGTTTGAACTCAACGTGCACATGAGAatccacactggagaaaaaccttacagaTGTGATCTGTGTGGAAGAACCTTCACTCGCAAGCCTGACCTTAATAAGCACATGacaattcacactggagaaaaaccttacagcTGTGATCAGTGTGAAAAGACCTTTACTAGTAAATGCAGCCTGAATGTTCatatgagaattcacactggcgATAAACCTTACATATGCGGTCAGTGTGGAAAGACCTTAACTAGTAAATGCAGCCTTAATGTTCACATaaaaattcacactggagaaaaaccttacacatgtgatcagtgtggaaagTGCTTCATTGCTAAGTGCAAACTCAACAggcac atgagaattcacactggaaaAAAACCTTACAGATGTGATCATTGTGGAAAAACTTTCATTCGCAAACCTTGCCTTATTGttcacatgagaattcacactggagaaaaaccttacaaatgtgatcagtgtggaaaaGGCTTCACGAATCGATACTCCCTTAATGagcacatgagaattcacactggagaaaaaccttttaGATGTGAccaatgtggaaagagcttcattCGTAAACACGAACTCAACAGGCACATGAGAatccacactggagaaaaaccttacaaatgtgatcagtgtggaaaaGGCTTCACGAATAAAAGTCACCTTAATGAGCACATGAGAatccacactggagaaaaaccttacagcTGTGAccaatgtggaaagagcttcattCGTAAACACGAACTCAACAGGCACATGAGCATTCACAATAAAGAAAGGCTTTAA